The sequence below is a genomic window from Aureispira sp. CCB-E.
AAAACTAGGACTTTCTTCAATAACTTTAAGCTTCTGAAACATAACTGGTAAACGTATTTTTTCTTTAGTATCAAGATAGTAGCAGTGCAGCTAACTATTGTCAAGAAGTACATTACAAATTAATAAGTGGTACTCAACCCTACTAAAAGTATCAATAATCGGCAAAGATATTCTTTTTTAAGCATTATTGTACTGTTCCTTAGAAAGTTTATTAAAAACAATTTTATAAAATTTACGTTACCAAGCTCTCCATCAAAAACTCACAATTTCAATTTCCACTCGTCGATTTAAATACGCAAATTTACCATGAATATCGTGTAACATTCTTTTACATCCATAGCCAACTGAATCCAAACGTTTGGGGTTAATTTTATAATCAATTAAAAATGTTGCTACGGTAGCTGCTCTAGCATCTGATAACTCTTGAGAAAACACTTCTCCATCTAGACAACCATTCGTATGTCCTTCAATTTTTATTTTCAACTTTTTATTGCGTTGCATCATTTTATACAATGCCTTGAGTGTGGGCATAGACTTCGGCAGTGGCTTGGGCGAACCACCGTAAAACAAGATATTGCTAACAACAAACTTAGTTCCTTTTTTTAATCTTCGAATGGGTGTTTTTAATTGAATATTTCTCATTTTGGTTTTAATTTTAAACGCCGTCATGAGTGTATCATAAAAGAAGTACCCCTCCTTGCTCACCTCTAAATGCAATAGGTCATTCATCTGGCTTTTGGGCAGATCAAACATTAGTTGATACGCTCCAGTCATAGAGTCTGCTGTTGTTTCGGCAATAACAAGACCCGTTTTAGTATTCGTCAAAGTAATATTGGCATCCAAGCTCCCCGCTCCATCTACTTGAACAACTTGTCCTGTCAACTCCATATTAATACTGTAATCGAAATGCAGCCAATGCCCTTTGCCATTGCCATAAACATTATTGACTAACAGTACATATTTTTCTTTGGGTTTTACAACAACAGATTGAGCATACGCCGCGTTAATCCCAGAAGTTACCAACATTTCCTCGCTTTCCATATCTAGCCCTGTCCTACTTCCTATAGCGGGTTTATTCCGAGAAAAATTAGTTCGAATTGGCAAAATTGTTTTATTCCGAACATTGGCACAAAAATTATCATCTGTGTATTTGTATAAAGCAAAATCATAATCATTTAAGCTATCCAAAGGCTCTATTTCAAATGTTAAGTGCCCTCCTGTTTTTGTTTCAAATTCATACCAAACGGTGTGATTCTCACGCTCCATAAAATGCAAACTCTTTGAATCGTTTCTACTAAACTCCAAGACTTCGCCATGTCCATTAGGACTTGTTGTTGGACCAATTGTTTTTCGTGTTTCAATGCTCAAACGAGTTGTACAATCTGCATGACCGTTTATATCCAAAGTATCGTTTGATATTTGTGCGCAAAGTATATTTCCGATTAGCAACAGTAAGCCACTTAGTAATAATTGCTGATAATTTTTCATCGTATTGAGATTGTTATATGGAAATTGATCGAGTGATTAATACATCTAACTAATAAAAACTAAACAAGAAGCTTCTAAGTTTTTGGTCAGCAAGTTAGCTTTTATTTAAACTAGATGATTGCTGTCTATATATAATAAAAACCTCCTCAAAAGATACAACTATTACTATCAATACTTCTTGTCTTCTACCTAAAATATTATTGATGAAGAATTGGGTGATATTTTGGTGCTTTGACAAATTTGTATATTTTTGCATTAAATCTTATTTAGACTAAATAAAAATAAATTTAAATGAAACACTTCTCTGCTCGCTATATA
It includes:
- a CDS encoding OmpA family protein; its protein translation is MKNYQQLLLSGLLLLIGNILCAQISNDTLDINGHADCTTRLSIETRKTIGPTTSPNGHGEVLEFSRNDSKSLHFMERENHTVWYEFETKTGGHLTFEIEPLDSLNDYDFALYKYTDDNFCANVRNKTILPIRTNFSRNKPAIGSRTGLDMESEEMLVTSGINAAYAQSVVVKPKEKYVLLVNNVYGNGKGHWLHFDYSINMELTGQVVQVDGAGSLDANITLTNTKTGLVIAETTADSMTGAYQLMFDLPKSQMNDLLHLEVSKEGYFFYDTLMTAFKIKTKMRNIQLKTPIRRLKKGTKFVVSNILFYGGSPKPLPKSMPTLKALYKMMQRNKKLKIKIEGHTNGCLDGEVFSQELSDARAATVATFLIDYKINPKRLDSVGYGCKRMLHDIHGKFAYLNRRVEIEIVSF